In Dolichospermum flos-aquae CCAP 1403/13F, the following proteins share a genomic window:
- a CDS encoding LmeA family phospholipid-binding protein: MFAGLTGLTDTKSTDWGERMLNTVASQTIRHLFTQSESVEVFVRCYPSSKLLQGSIDSFKMNGRGLVIRKDFAVEEMSFETDAVAIDFGSVLSGKLTLKQPTQAVAQVILSEEGINRAFESELVKKRLLNLSEPTLIAISGGEPVSFTEVEVKLLPENRLHLVAKADLNNGELIPLSMTIGVGIERRRRVSFKEPKIELEGVPEAQREISQTLSLALVEILDNMVDLDRFDLDGVKMRLNRLETEGQRLIFSGYAEIERIPHSS, from the coding sequence ATGTTCGCCGGACTTACTGGTTTAACAGATACCAAAAGCACCGATTGGGGAGAGCGAATGCTCAATACAGTCGCCAGCCAAACGATTCGCCACCTGTTTACCCAAAGCGAGTCAGTAGAAGTCTTTGTGCGCTGCTATCCCTCCAGCAAACTGTTGCAAGGCAGCATTGATAGCTTTAAAATGAACGGTCGCGGCTTAGTAATTCGCAAAGATTTCGCAGTTGAGGAAATGTCCTTTGAAACCGACGCTGTAGCCATTGACTTCGGCTCGGTTTTAAGTGGCAAACTTACTCTCAAACAACCCACCCAAGCAGTAGCCCAGGTGATTTTATCAGAAGAAGGCATTAATCGAGCTTTTGAGTCGGAATTGGTGAAAAAGCGGCTGCTGAACCTTTCTGAACCCACTTTGATTGCCATATCTGGTGGTGAACCAGTTTCTTTTACCGAAGTTGAAGTCAAGTTATTACCTGAAAATCGCTTGCATTTGGTAGCTAAAGCCGATTTAAACAACGGTGAACTCATACCCCTAAGTATGACCATTGGTGTCGGAATTGAAAGAAGAAGGCGGGTTTCTTTCAAAGAACCTAAGATTGAACTTGAGGGAGTTCCAGAAGCACAAAGAGAAATTTCCCAGACTTTAAGTCTGGCATTGGTAGAAATTTTGGATAATATGGTTGATTTAGATCGCTTTGATTTAGATGGGGTAAAAATGCGACTAAATCGTTTAGAAACAGAAGGTCAAAGATTGATTTTTAGTGGTTATGCGGAAATAGAAAGAATTCCTCACAGTTCTTAA
- a CDS encoding caspase family protein, which produces MKRRRFLQQISGLLAALGVAETEWLSLGNPYYQALAQPNQRKLALLIGINQYPQSPALGGCVTDVELQTELLINRCGFAASDILTLTDEQASRKFIENAFLDHLGKQAKSGDVVIFHFSGYGTRVNLGNEQIPDFFKKSGIYNAIVPVDENNLLGTNSRNYLLAETLLLLLRSLPTNQVTAILDTSYYHSSELKPTGLRMRTRPELSTATLQIEELEFLSQRKNHKSANNNPLIINATSELNQQAGEFLFSNWTAGLLTYALTQYLWETIPAKTIPVFLSGVATSMYQLGGKQQPSLVNEPKKSQNALIVDYFPIDKLRSIGVVQAIDDDGKTVKLWLGGLPNQVLTNYGVNSRLTLDTGEELVVKSRSGLIAKAQFTNKEITTLPQVGQIVQEVIRVLPQNIHVNVALDQGLERIERVDATSVFSGINRIANIATVAETADYVFGKVAQVPSRYGLFCLGGELIINTIGEVGEAVKVAVQRLKPKFSTLLASKLWQLTENKGSSRLPVRATLEIVNNVLPRVFMVRDTLGTASIDNTLQTPGYEEIAMPTIPVGSRWQYKIENLSDRPIYLILVGLNNYQDAFAFYPWEVFLQTDIPPTKPQLIEVLIPPGKTVKIPENHPIAGWLLPTRYTFCEHQIILSTAPFKETLTALAIAKYPTTDQQAISPIVNPLEVAQAILQDLHNASNVTTDINDAYVLDVNNWASLNFSFQVV; this is translated from the coding sequence ATGAAACGGCGTAGGTTTTTACAACAAATTAGCGGCTTATTAGCGGCATTGGGAGTGGCTGAAACTGAGTGGTTGAGTTTGGGTAATCCCTATTACCAAGCTTTAGCACAACCTAATCAGCGGAAGTTGGCATTATTGATAGGAATTAATCAATATCCACAAAGTCCTGCCCTTGGTGGTTGTGTGACTGATGTGGAGTTGCAAACAGAATTGTTAATTAATCGTTGTGGCTTTGCAGCGTCAGATATTCTGACTTTAACTGATGAACAAGCCAGCAGAAAATTTATTGAAAATGCTTTTTTAGATCACTTGGGTAAGCAAGCCAAATCTGGAGATGTGGTGATTTTCCATTTTTCTGGTTATGGGACTCGTGTTAATTTGGGAAATGAGCAGATCCCCGACTTCTTCAAGAAGTCGGGGATCTATAATGCCATAGTTCCTGTTGATGAGAATAATTTATTGGGGACAAATTCGAGAAACTATTTATTGGCAGAAACTCTGTTATTATTATTGCGATCGCTCCCAACAAATCAAGTTACAGCAATATTAGATACTAGCTACTATCATTCTAGTGAATTAAAACCCACTGGTTTACGAATGCGTACCCGTCCAGAATTATCAACAGCAACTTTACAAATAGAAGAATTAGAATTTCTATCACAACGGAAAAATCATAAATCAGCTAATAATAATCCTCTGATTATCAATGCGACTTCAGAACTAAATCAGCAAGCCGGAGAATTTCTTTTCTCTAATTGGACTGCGGGATTATTAACTTATGCTTTAACTCAATATTTGTGGGAAACAATTCCAGCCAAAACAATCCCAGTTTTTCTTTCTGGTGTTGCTACTTCCATGTATCAGTTAGGTGGAAAACAACAACCAAGTCTAGTAAATGAGCCAAAAAAATCTCAAAATGCTTTAATTGTTGATTATTTTCCGATTGATAAATTGAGAAGTATTGGTGTAGTTCAAGCCATAGATGATGATGGCAAAACAGTCAAATTATGGTTAGGAGGATTACCTAATCAAGTTCTCACAAATTATGGCGTAAATTCTCGGTTAACTCTGGATACGGGAGAAGAGTTAGTGGTTAAATCACGAAGTGGGTTAATAGCTAAAGCCCAATTTACAAATAAAGAAATTACTACTTTACCTCAAGTTGGGCAAATAGTCCAAGAAGTTATTCGGGTATTACCTCAGAATATTCATGTTAATGTGGCTTTAGATCAGGGTTTGGAAAGAATTGAACGGGTAGATGCTACTAGTGTTTTTTCAGGAATTAACCGGATTGCTAATATTGCTACTGTAGCAGAAACTGCTGATTATGTGTTTGGTAAAGTTGCCCAAGTCCCCAGCCGTTATGGTCTTTTTTGCCTGGGTGGTGAATTGATTATTAATACGATAGGGGAAGTTGGGGAAGCGGTGAAGGTGGCAGTACAGCGATTAAAACCAAAATTTTCTACTCTGTTAGCATCAAAGTTGTGGCAGTTGACAGAAAATAAAGGTTCTTCGCGTTTACCTGTGAGGGCAACTTTAGAGATTGTTAACAACGTTTTACCCCGTGTTTTTATGGTGAGGGATACTTTGGGGACTGCAAGTATTGATAACACTTTGCAAACACCTGGCTATGAAGAAATAGCTATGCCGACAATTCCTGTGGGTAGTCGCTGGCAATATAAAATTGAAAATTTGAGCGATCGCCCGATATACTTAATTTTAGTGGGTTTAAATAATTATCAAGATGCCTTTGCTTTTTATCCTTGGGAAGTTTTCCTGCAGACAGATATTCCCCCCACCAAACCCCAATTAATAGAAGTTCTGATTCCTCCGGGTAAAACTGTCAAAATTCCAGAGAATCACCCGATAGCTGGCTGGTTACTGCCCACTCGTTATACTTTTTGTGAACACCAAATTATTCTGAGTACAGCACCATTTAAGGAAACTCTCACGGCATTAGCGATCGCTAAATATCCTACCACAGATCAACAGGCTATTAGTCCCATTGTCAACCCTTTAGAAGTTGCCCAAGCCATATTACAAGATTTACATAACGCTAGTAACGTTACAACTGACATCAATGATGCCTATGTTTTGGATGTGAATAATTGGGCAAGTTTGAACTTTAGTTTTCAGGTTGTTTAG
- the sat gene encoding sulfate adenylyltransferase codes for MSYHPDAIAAHGGELINRVASSAQREVFLSKADFLPRVELDERAVSDLEMIAIGGFSPLTGFMNQADYNRVVTQMRLANGIVWSIPITLSVTEEVASPLQAGGLVRLDNPRGEFIGVLELTQKYTYDKQQEAINVYRTDDVKHPGVQVVYNQGSINLAGDIWLLQRDSHPHFPSYQIDPAASREMFREKGWKTIVGFQTRNPIHRAHEYIQKCALETVDGLFLHPLVGATKEDDIAADVRMRCYEILLEHYYPVDRVILAINPAAMRYAGPREAIFHALVRKNYGCTHFIVGRDHAGVGDYYGTYDAQYIFDEFAPEELGIVPMKFEHAFYCKRTKQMATTKTSPSKPEERVHLSGTKVREMLRRGELPPPEFSRPEVAAELTRAMKIAPVLV; via the coding sequence TTGAGTTACCATCCAGATGCCATTGCCGCCCACGGTGGAGAGTTAATTAACCGGGTTGCTTCCTCAGCACAAAGAGAAGTATTTCTCTCTAAGGCTGACTTTTTACCGCGTGTGGAACTTGATGAACGAGCAGTTTCTGATTTAGAAATGATTGCCATTGGTGGTTTTAGTCCTTTGACTGGTTTCATGAACCAAGCAGACTACAACCGAGTCGTCACCCAAATGCGGTTAGCTAACGGTATTGTCTGGTCAATTCCCATTACACTGTCTGTAACCGAAGAAGTAGCATCCCCTCTACAAGCAGGCGGTTTGGTGCGTCTGGATAACCCCAGAGGCGAGTTTATTGGGGTATTGGAACTGACCCAAAAGTATACCTACGACAAACAACAAGAAGCCATAAATGTTTATCGCACTGATGATGTTAAACATCCTGGGGTGCAGGTAGTATATAACCAAGGTTCTATCAACCTAGCTGGTGATATCTGGTTATTACAACGGGACTCTCATCCCCATTTTCCCAGCTACCAAATTGATCCGGCTGCGTCACGGGAAATGTTTCGAGAAAAAGGCTGGAAAACAATTGTGGGTTTCCAAACTCGCAATCCTATCCACCGCGCCCATGAATATATTCAAAAGTGCGCTTTAGAAACTGTTGATGGTCTATTTTTGCACCCATTGGTAGGGGCAACAAAAGAAGATGACATCGCTGCTGATGTGCGGATGCGTTGTTATGAAATTTTACTAGAACATTATTACCCTGTAGATAGAGTAATTTTGGCAATTAACCCGGCAGCCATGCGTTATGCTGGGCCTAGAGAAGCCATTTTCCATGCTTTAGTGCGGAAAAATTACGGCTGTACACATTTTATTGTCGGACGTGATCATGCTGGTGTGGGTGACTACTACGGCACTTATGACGCTCAATATATCTTTGATGAATTCGCCCCTGAAGAGTTGGGAATTGTACCAATGAAGTTTGAACACGCTTTCTATTGCAAGCGCACCAAACAAATGGCCACAACGAAAACCAGTCCTAGCAAACCAGAGGAACGGGTTCATCTGTCGGGAACAAAGGTACGGGAAATGTTACGTCGGGGTGAATTACCACCACCAGAATTTTCTCGTCCAGAAGTTGCGGCTGAGTTAACCAGGGCTATGAAAATTGCACCTGTATTAGTTTAG